A region of Vitis riparia cultivar Riparia Gloire de Montpellier isolate 1030 chromosome 12, EGFV_Vit.rip_1.0, whole genome shotgun sequence DNA encodes the following proteins:
- the LOC117926995 gene encoding protein MAIN-LIKE 2-like isoform X2 gives MDLYVTNPGPIDESVLYDQDKHVSSAVWEGQERGALRCHEHTSKLDQWALTPKQLELVHKAGFGYLRLIPAISLDNPLISALVERWRRETNTFHLNVGEMTVTLEDVAYLLGLAIDGEPVMGVTYTTCDSVCEKLLGKAPDSGYTSGGMVKLSWLKESFSHCPEDAPMEEIECHTRAYLLYLVGSTIFSTTTGNKVPVMYLPLFENFDQAGKHAWGAAALSFLYRALGNASLKSQSTVSGCLTLLQCWSYYHLDIGRPKLNQDPFHVPFPLVLKWKGKQSGPTANRDLMFYRKALDSLKSCDVEWLPYINIDNRIIPEDIKSSLIVGRSKTMLICFDKAERHLPDRCLRQYGMNQSIPEDVQRWERKSRGVDGGVDLSGKMELELNEWLDRRLNIVEGDEGVEESEYMQWYMKITRRFVGRLLPLSSEFQRMHAALRDIAHIADTVSTQGMDSQQMESVTRIRYIVHECLRDQVGTSMLVSGIPQVEHRKRIRGKERVRRKSIGKRKRKDDPVQCQATSEGDPDQSQLCSAAGSAGVDAQLHTTIEVDGTPLCLPTDEVDDTETCIGVTEVDDSQVCHAAMKDEVQAVSQSPLETSEDVVQHNSYSIVV, from the exons TCCTGGGCCAATTGATGAATCTGTACTTTATGATCAAGATAAGCATGTGTCATCAGCAGTGTGGGAGGGGCAG GAGCGTGGTGCACTTAGATGCCATGAACACACTTCGAAACTTGATCAATGGGCACTCACTCCAAAACAGCTGGAGTTAGTACATAAAGCTGGATTTGGGTACTTAAGATTAATTCCTGCTATTAGTTTAGACAATCCACTTATCTCTGCACTAGTTGAGAGGTGGAGGAGAGAAACAAATACATTTCACTTGAATGTTGGAGAAATGACAGTGACACTTGAAGATGTTGCATACTTGCTTGGACTAGCAATTGATGGTGAGCCTGTAATGGGTGTAACATACACCACATGTGACTCAGTATGTGAAAAACTTTTAGGGAAAGCACCAGACTCTGGTTACACAAGTGGTGGGATGGTGAAGTTAAGTTGGTTGAAAGAGTCCTTTTCTCATTGTCCTGAAGACGCACCAATGGAAGAGATAGAGTGCCATACACGTGCTTACCTGCTTTACCTTGTTGGTAGTACTATATTTTCCACTACCACTGGCAATAAAGTCCCTGTGATGTACCTTCCattgtttgagaattttgaCCAAGCTGGGAAGCATGCTTGGGGTGCAGCAGCATTATCATTCTTGTATAGAGCACTTGGCAATGCTTCCCTTAAATCTCAAAGTACTGTTAGCGGCTGTTTAACACTATTACAG TGTTGGAGTTACTATCACCTGGATATTGGTCGACCAAAGCTTAATCAAGACCCATTCCATGTTCCTTTTCCACTTGTACTTAAATGGAAAGGAAAGCAAAGTGGTCCAACAGCAAACCGTGATTTAATGTTCTATCGTAAGGCATTGGACTCCCTTAAGTCATGTGAT GTTGAGTGGCTTCCTTACATCAACATTGACAATAGGATTATACCAGAAGATATCAAGAGTAGTTTGATTGTAGGGAGGTCAAAAACAATGTTGATATGTTTTGACAAGGCAGAAAGACACCTCCCTGACCGATGCTTAAGGCAATATGGCATGAACCAGTCAATCCCAGAAGATGTGCAGCGGTGGGAAAGAAAGAGTCGTGGAGTTGATGGTGGGGTAGACTTGTCAGGGAAAATGGAACTAGAGCTTAATGAATGGTTGGACCGTCGACTTAATATTGTGGAAGGTGATGAGGGTGTGGAAGAAAGTGAATACATGCAGTGGTACATGAAAATTACACGTAGATTTGTAGGAAGACTTTTACCTTTATCATCCGAATTTCAGAGAATG CATGCTGCTTTAAGGGATATTGCACACATAGCTGATACAGTCTCCACACAGGGGATGGATTCTCAGCAAATGGAATCAGTGACAAGGATCAGGTATATTGTGCATGAATGTCTGAGGGACCAAGTTGGAACTTCAATGCTAGTGTCGGGCATCCCACAGGTTGAACATAGGAAAAGAATAAGGGGAAAAGAGAGAGTAAGAAGAAAGAGTATTGGGAAACGTAAGCGGAAGGATGATCCAGTTCAATGTCAAGCAACTAGTGAAGGTGATCCAGATCAATCACAGCTGTGTAGTGCAGCTG GTAGTGCTGGTGTTGATGCACAGCTACACACAACTATTGAGGTTGATGGCACACCCCTTTGTCTTCCAACTGATGAGGTTGATGATACAGAGACTTGTATTGGAGTTACTGAGGTTGATGACTCTCAGGTTTGTCATGCGGCTATGAAGGATGAAGTACAAGCTGTTTCACAGTCACCTCTTGAAACTAGTGAGGATGTTGTGCAGCATAATAGCTATAGCATTGTAGTATAA
- the LOC117926995 gene encoding protein MAIN-LIKE 2-like isoform X1 encodes MDLYVTNPGPIDESVLYDQDKHVSSAVWEGQERGALRCHEHTSKLDQWALTPKQLELVHKAGFGYLRLIPAISLDNPLISALVERWRRETNTFHLNVGEMTVTLEDVAYLLGLAIDGEPVMGVTYTTCDSVCEKLLGKAPDSGYTSGGMVKLSWLKESFSHCPEDAPMEEIECHTRAYLLYLVGSTIFSTTTGNKVPVMYLPLFENFDQAGKHAWGAAALSFLYRALGNASLKSQSTVSGCLTLLQCWSYYHLDIGRPKLNQDPFHVPFPLVLKWKGKQSGPTANRDLMFYRKALDSLKSCDVEWLPYINIDNRIIPEDIKSSLIVGRSKTMLICFDKAERHLPDRCLRQYGMNQSIPEDVQRWERKSRGVDGGVDLSGKMELELNEWLDRRLNIVEGDEGVEESEYMQWYMKITRRFVGRLLPLSSEFQRMHAALRDIAHIADTVSTQGMDSQQMESVTRIRYIVHECLRDQVGTSMLVSGIPQVEHRKRIRGKERVRRKSIGKRKRKDDPVQCQATSEGDPDQSQLCSAAGEIDYSQLCLTDGEVDDLQLCHAGSAGVDAQLHTTIEVDGTPLCLPTDEVDDTETCIGVTEVDDSQVCHAAMKDEVQAVSQSPLETSEDVVQHNSYSIVV; translated from the exons TCCTGGGCCAATTGATGAATCTGTACTTTATGATCAAGATAAGCATGTGTCATCAGCAGTGTGGGAGGGGCAG GAGCGTGGTGCACTTAGATGCCATGAACACACTTCGAAACTTGATCAATGGGCACTCACTCCAAAACAGCTGGAGTTAGTACATAAAGCTGGATTTGGGTACTTAAGATTAATTCCTGCTATTAGTTTAGACAATCCACTTATCTCTGCACTAGTTGAGAGGTGGAGGAGAGAAACAAATACATTTCACTTGAATGTTGGAGAAATGACAGTGACACTTGAAGATGTTGCATACTTGCTTGGACTAGCAATTGATGGTGAGCCTGTAATGGGTGTAACATACACCACATGTGACTCAGTATGTGAAAAACTTTTAGGGAAAGCACCAGACTCTGGTTACACAAGTGGTGGGATGGTGAAGTTAAGTTGGTTGAAAGAGTCCTTTTCTCATTGTCCTGAAGACGCACCAATGGAAGAGATAGAGTGCCATACACGTGCTTACCTGCTTTACCTTGTTGGTAGTACTATATTTTCCACTACCACTGGCAATAAAGTCCCTGTGATGTACCTTCCattgtttgagaattttgaCCAAGCTGGGAAGCATGCTTGGGGTGCAGCAGCATTATCATTCTTGTATAGAGCACTTGGCAATGCTTCCCTTAAATCTCAAAGTACTGTTAGCGGCTGTTTAACACTATTACAG TGTTGGAGTTACTATCACCTGGATATTGGTCGACCAAAGCTTAATCAAGACCCATTCCATGTTCCTTTTCCACTTGTACTTAAATGGAAAGGAAAGCAAAGTGGTCCAACAGCAAACCGTGATTTAATGTTCTATCGTAAGGCATTGGACTCCCTTAAGTCATGTGAT GTTGAGTGGCTTCCTTACATCAACATTGACAATAGGATTATACCAGAAGATATCAAGAGTAGTTTGATTGTAGGGAGGTCAAAAACAATGTTGATATGTTTTGACAAGGCAGAAAGACACCTCCCTGACCGATGCTTAAGGCAATATGGCATGAACCAGTCAATCCCAGAAGATGTGCAGCGGTGGGAAAGAAAGAGTCGTGGAGTTGATGGTGGGGTAGACTTGTCAGGGAAAATGGAACTAGAGCTTAATGAATGGTTGGACCGTCGACTTAATATTGTGGAAGGTGATGAGGGTGTGGAAGAAAGTGAATACATGCAGTGGTACATGAAAATTACACGTAGATTTGTAGGAAGACTTTTACCTTTATCATCCGAATTTCAGAGAATG CATGCTGCTTTAAGGGATATTGCACACATAGCTGATACAGTCTCCACACAGGGGATGGATTCTCAGCAAATGGAATCAGTGACAAGGATCAGGTATATTGTGCATGAATGTCTGAGGGACCAAGTTGGAACTTCAATGCTAGTGTCGGGCATCCCACAGGTTGAACATAGGAAAAGAATAAGGGGAAAAGAGAGAGTAAGAAGAAAGAGTATTGGGAAACGTAAGCGGAAGGATGATCCAGTTCAATGTCAAGCAACTAGTGAAGGTGATCCAGATCAATCACAGCTGTGTAGTGCAGCTGGTGAGATTGACTATTCTCAGCTATGTCTCACAGATGGTGAGGTTGATGATTTACAGCTATGTCATGCAGGTAGTGCTGGTGTTGATGCACAGCTACACACAACTATTGAGGTTGATGGCACACCCCTTTGTCTTCCAACTGATGAGGTTGATGATACAGAGACTTGTATTGGAGTTACTGAGGTTGATGACTCTCAGGTTTGTCATGCGGCTATGAAGGATGAAGTACAAGCTGTTTCACAGTCACCTCTTGAAACTAGTGAGGATGTTGTGCAGCATAATAGCTATAGCATTGTAGTATAA
- the LOC117926995 gene encoding protein MAIN-LIKE 2-like isoform X3 — translation MDLYVTNPGPIDESVLYDQDKHVSSAVWEGQERGALRCHEHTSKLDQWALTPKQLELVHKAGFGYLRLIPAISLDNPLISALVERWRRETNTFHLNVGEMTVTLEDVAYLLGLAIDGEPVMGVTYTTCDSVCEKLLGKAPDSGYTSGGMVKLSWLKESFSHCPEDAPMEEIECHTRAYLLYLVGSTIFSTTTGNKVPVMYLPLFENFDQAGKHAWGAAALSFLYRALGNASLKSQSTVSGCLTLLQCWSYYHLDIGRPKLNQDPFHVPFPLVLKWKGKQSGPTANRDLMFYRKALDSLKSCDVEWLPYINIDNRIIPEDIKSSLIVGRSKTMLICFDKAERHLPDRCLRQYGMNQSIPEDVQRWERKSRGVDGGVDLSGKMELELNEWLDRRLNIVEGDEGVEESEYMQWYMKITRRFVGRLLPLSSEFQRMHAALRDIAHIADTVSTQGMDSQQMESVTRIRYIVHECLRDQVGTSMLVSGIPQVEHRKRIRGKERVRRKSIGKRKRKDDPVQCQATSEGSAGVDAQLHTTIEVDGTPLCLPTDEVDDTETCIGVTEVDDSQVCHAAMKDEVQAVSQSPLETSEDVVQHNSYSIVV, via the exons TCCTGGGCCAATTGATGAATCTGTACTTTATGATCAAGATAAGCATGTGTCATCAGCAGTGTGGGAGGGGCAG GAGCGTGGTGCACTTAGATGCCATGAACACACTTCGAAACTTGATCAATGGGCACTCACTCCAAAACAGCTGGAGTTAGTACATAAAGCTGGATTTGGGTACTTAAGATTAATTCCTGCTATTAGTTTAGACAATCCACTTATCTCTGCACTAGTTGAGAGGTGGAGGAGAGAAACAAATACATTTCACTTGAATGTTGGAGAAATGACAGTGACACTTGAAGATGTTGCATACTTGCTTGGACTAGCAATTGATGGTGAGCCTGTAATGGGTGTAACATACACCACATGTGACTCAGTATGTGAAAAACTTTTAGGGAAAGCACCAGACTCTGGTTACACAAGTGGTGGGATGGTGAAGTTAAGTTGGTTGAAAGAGTCCTTTTCTCATTGTCCTGAAGACGCACCAATGGAAGAGATAGAGTGCCATACACGTGCTTACCTGCTTTACCTTGTTGGTAGTACTATATTTTCCACTACCACTGGCAATAAAGTCCCTGTGATGTACCTTCCattgtttgagaattttgaCCAAGCTGGGAAGCATGCTTGGGGTGCAGCAGCATTATCATTCTTGTATAGAGCACTTGGCAATGCTTCCCTTAAATCTCAAAGTACTGTTAGCGGCTGTTTAACACTATTACAG TGTTGGAGTTACTATCACCTGGATATTGGTCGACCAAAGCTTAATCAAGACCCATTCCATGTTCCTTTTCCACTTGTACTTAAATGGAAAGGAAAGCAAAGTGGTCCAACAGCAAACCGTGATTTAATGTTCTATCGTAAGGCATTGGACTCCCTTAAGTCATGTGAT GTTGAGTGGCTTCCTTACATCAACATTGACAATAGGATTATACCAGAAGATATCAAGAGTAGTTTGATTGTAGGGAGGTCAAAAACAATGTTGATATGTTTTGACAAGGCAGAAAGACACCTCCCTGACCGATGCTTAAGGCAATATGGCATGAACCAGTCAATCCCAGAAGATGTGCAGCGGTGGGAAAGAAAGAGTCGTGGAGTTGATGGTGGGGTAGACTTGTCAGGGAAAATGGAACTAGAGCTTAATGAATGGTTGGACCGTCGACTTAATATTGTGGAAGGTGATGAGGGTGTGGAAGAAAGTGAATACATGCAGTGGTACATGAAAATTACACGTAGATTTGTAGGAAGACTTTTACCTTTATCATCCGAATTTCAGAGAATG CATGCTGCTTTAAGGGATATTGCACACATAGCTGATACAGTCTCCACACAGGGGATGGATTCTCAGCAAATGGAATCAGTGACAAGGATCAGGTATATTGTGCATGAATGTCTGAGGGACCAAGTTGGAACTTCAATGCTAGTGTCGGGCATCCCACAGGTTGAACATAGGAAAAGAATAAGGGGAAAAGAGAGAGTAAGAAGAAAGAGTATTGGGAAACGTAAGCGGAAGGATGATCCAGTTCAATGTCAAGCAACTAGTGAAG GTAGTGCTGGTGTTGATGCACAGCTACACACAACTATTGAGGTTGATGGCACACCCCTTTGTCTTCCAACTGATGAGGTTGATGATACAGAGACTTGTATTGGAGTTACTGAGGTTGATGACTCTCAGGTTTGTCATGCGGCTATGAAGGATGAAGTACAAGCTGTTTCACAGTCACCTCTTGAAACTAGTGAGGATGTTGTGCAGCATAATAGCTATAGCATTGTAGTATAA